One stretch of Schizosaccharomyces pombe strain 972h- genome assembly, chromosome: III DNA includes these proteins:
- the rqc2 gene encoding ribosome quality control complex subunit Rqc2 yields the protein MKQRFSALDIAAIAAELREQVVGCRLNNFYDLNARTFLLKFGKQDAKYSIVIESGFRAHLTKFDRENAPLSGFVTKLRKHIKSRRLTGVSQLGTDRVLVFTFGGGANDQDPDWTYYLVCEFFAAGNVLLLDGHYKILSLLRVVTFDKDQVYAVGQKYNLDKNNLVNDNKSQSTIPHMTAERLNILLDEISTAYASPTSINEPLPDQQLSSSTKPIKVPKPVSLRKALTIRLGEYGNALIEHCLRRSKLDPLFPACQLCADETKKNDLLAAFQEADSILAAVNKPPVKGYIFSLEQALTNAADPQHPEECTTLYEDFHPFQPLQLVQANRKCMEFPTYNECVDEFFSSIEAQKLKKRAHDRLATAERRLESAKEDQARKLQSLQDAQATCALRAQAIEMNPELVEAIISYINSLLNQGMDWLDIEKLIQSQKRRSPVAAAIQIPLKLIKNAVTVFLPNPESVDNSDESSETSDDDLDDSDDDNKVKEGKVSSKFIAVELDLSLGAFANARKQYELRREALIKETKTAEAASKALKSTQRKIEQDLKRSTTADTQRILLGRKTFFFEKFHWFISSEGYLVLGGRDAQQNELLFQKYCNTGDIFVCADLPKSSIIIVKNKNPHDPIPPNTLQQAGSLALASSKAWDSKTVISAWWVRIDEVSKLAPTGEILPTGSFAIRAKKNYLPPTVLIMGYGILWQLDEKSSERRKARRLEMEVVETQGKVSELKMEGTSVTSEDNIQDVVSEVSYNEDTNNQSTPDTTGSDIHIVSEKRGKKGSKVITAKKVSAKERREARRARRQTALEESLKAPISIEDATDPQTILAILKQKKAKKKHAAREMEISSQIPSNDSSNVQTPTAESEIEEDGVSEPISAEVIEDQSRNSEAENEKGLSTEQRDEKKHAKVESFQRQEMPRSLFEEIFFAIDSLTPNPQQQDTVINAVPTFAPYNAMTKFNQKVKVMPGTGKVGKAARESIAYFMKKLPKSSKEAAYLENLKDGEIVAPISVSRLKMVFGSSGNTKKSKK from the exons ATGAAGCAAAGATTTTCCGCTTTAGATATTGCTGCGATTGCTGCGGAATTACGAGAACAAGTGGTTGGGTGTCGCTTGAATAACTTTTATGATCTAAATGCGCGTACCTTCTTGTTGAAGTTTGGTAAACAA GATGCAAAATATTCTATTGTTATTGAAAGTGGGTTTCGTGCtcatttaacaaaatttgatCGAGAAAATGCCCCTTTGTCTGGGTTTGTAACGAAGCTACGAAAACATATAAAATCTAGAAGGTTAACTGGTGTCTCTCAGTTGGGTACTGATCGAGTACTCGTTTTCACATTTGGAGGTGGTGCGAATGATCAAGACCCCGATTGGACGTACTATCTGGTTTGTGAATTTTTCGCTGCTGGAAATGTTTTACTATTAGACGGCCATTACAAGATTCTGTCTCTTTTACGAGTGGTCACCTTCGATAAAGACCAAGTTTATGCCGTAGGGCAAAAGTACAATTTAGACAAAAATAATCTCGTTAATGACAATAAATCTCAGTCTACTATTCCTCATATGACAGCTGAACGATTAAATATCCTTTTGGATGAAATAAGCACTGCTTATGCTTCTCCTACTTCTATTAACGAACCTTTACCTGACCAACAACTATCCTCTTCTACAAAGCCGATTAAAGTACCCAAACCAGTTTCTCTTAGAAAAGCATTGACTATAAGATTAGGTGAATATGGTAATGCACTTATAGAGCACTGTCTTCGGCGTTCAAAATTAGATCCACTATTCCCTGCTTGCCAGCTCTGTGCAGACGAAACCAAGAAAAACGATTTATTAGCTGCTTTTCAAGAAGCCGACTCCATATTAGCTGCAGTTAATAAGCCCCCAGTAAAGGGTTATATATTTTCACTGGAGCAAGCACTAACAAATGCTGCTGATCCTCAACACCCTGAAGAATGTACTACATTATACGAAGATTTTCACCCTTTTCAGCCTTTACAGCTCGTTCAGGCAAACAGAAAGTGCATGGAGTTTCCAACCTATAACGAATGCGTTGACGAGTTTTTCTCTTCTATCGAAGCACAAAAGCTAAAAAAACGAGCACATGATCGCCTAGCGACAGCTGAGCGAAGGCTTGAATCGGCTAAAGAGGATCAAGCACGAAAACTTCAAAGTTTACAAGATGCCCAAGCTACTTGTGCGTTGAGGGCTCAGGCAATTGAGATGAACCCTGAACTTGTTGAGGCTATTATCTCATACATTAACTCTCTGTTGAACCAAGGAATGGATTGGTTAGATATTGAAAAGTTAATTCAatctcaaaaaagaagaagtcCGGTAGCTGCTGCTATTCAAATTCCCCTTAAACTTATAAAAAACGCCGTTACCGTTTTTCTTCCTAATCCAGAGTCTGTAGATAATTCTGATGAAAGTTCAGAAACCAGCGATGATGATTTGGATGATTCTGATGATGATAATAAAGTGAAGGAAGGAAAAGTTTCGTCAAAGTTTATTGCCGTTGAATTGGATTTATCTCTTGGCGCCTTTGCAAATGCGCGTAAACAGTATGAATTACGTCGAGAAGctttaattaaagaaacaaagACTGCGGAGGCAGCCTCAAAAGCCCTGAAAAGCACCCAACGCAAGATTGAACAGGATTTGAAGCGCTCTACTACTGCAGATACACAACGTATTCTCCTTGGTAGAAAgacattcttttttgaaaagtttcaTTGGTTTATTTCTTCGGAAGGTTATCTAGTTCTGGGAGGCCGTGATGCCCAGCAAAATGAATTACTTTTCCAAAAGTATTGCAACACAGGTGATATCTTTGTTTGTGCAGATTTGCCAAAGTCTTCGATaattattgtaaaaaacaaaaatccTCATGATCCTATTCCCCCTAATACTCTACAACAAGCTGGATCCTTGGCTTTGGCTTCATCTAAAGCATGGGATTCAAAGACCGTAATCAGTGCATGGTGGGTTCGAATTGATGAGGTATCGAAACTTGCTCCAACAGGTGAAATTCTTCCAACAGGAAGTTTTGCTATTCGGgccaaaaaaaactatttacCTCCTACTGTCCTCATTATGGGATATGGAATATTATGGCAGTTAGATGAAAAAAGTTCTGAGCGTCGCAAAGCTAGAAGGTTAGAAATGGAGGTTGTTGAAACTCAAGGAAAGGTGTCGGAACTTAAAATGGAAGGTACTTCGGTAACTTCTGAAGATAACATTCAAGATGTTGTGTCTGAAGTCAGTTACAATGAGGACACCAACAATCAAAGTACTCCTGATACCACTGGTTCAGACATCCATATTGTCAGCGAAAAGCGTGGTAAAAAAGGTTCTAAAGTTATAACAGCTAAGAAAGTATCTGCCAAAGAAAGGCGTGAAGCACGTCGCGCTAGAAGGCAAACTGCTTTGGAGGAATCTCTTAAAGCACCTATTTCAATAGAGGATGCTACAGACCCACAAACTATTTTggcaattttaaaacaaaaaaaggctAAGAAGAAGCATGCGGCTCGAGAAATGGAAATTTCGTCTCAAATTCCTTCTAATGATTCATCAAACGTTCAAACACCCACTGCCGAATCAGAGATTGAAGAAGATGGCGTCTCCGAGCCCATTAGTGCAGAAGTAATTGAAGACCAAAGTCGTAACAGTGAAGCTGAGAATGAAAAAGGTTTGTCTACTGAACAGAGAGACGAAAAAAAGCATGCGAAGGTTGAAAGTTTTCAAAGACAAGAGATGCCGAGGAGTTTATTcgaagaaatattttttgcaattgatTCTTTAACCCCTAATCCTCAACAGCAGGATACTGTGATAAACGCTGTTCCGACATTTGCCCCATACAATGCTATGACTAAATTTAACCAGAAGGTAAAAGTCATGCCTGGAACTGGAAAAGTTGGGAAAGCGGCAAGGGAATCAATCGCCTACTTCATGAAAAAACTTCCCAAGTCATCAAAAGAAGCTGCTTATCTTGAAAACCTTAAAGACGGTGAAATTGTTGCTCCTATAAGTGTGAGTCGTTTAAAGATGGTTTTTGGATCTAGCGGTAATACCAAAAAGtcaaagaaatga
- the hst2 gene encoding histone deacetylase, Sirtuin family, NAD-dependent Hst2 — MVKNTVKHVDSSKHLEKVASLIKEGKVKKICVMVGAGISTAAGIPDFRSPETGIYNNLQRFNLPYAEAVFDLSYFRKNPRPFYELAHELMPEKYRPTYTHYFIRLLHDKRLLQKCYTQNIDTLERLAGVPDKALIEAHGSFQYSRCIECYEMAETEYVRACIMQKQVPKCNSCKGLIKPMIVFYGEGLPMRFFEHMEKDTKVCDMALVIGTSLLVHPFADLPEIVPNKCQRVLINREPAGDFGERKKDIMILGDCDSQVRALCKLLGWSDELEKLIDTSVETLTEEISLLSVDSTIEKNASEQKKDDNSVNPFTKIEEKKKDEVTLLVSDDE; from the exons ATGGTGAAAAACACTGTTAAACACGTCGACTCTTCCAAGCATTTAGAGAAAGTTGCATCCTTAAtcaaagaaggaaaag taaagaaaatatgtGTTATGGTTGGTGCAGGGATCAGCACTGCAGCAGGAATCCCTGATTTTCGAAGCCCTGAGACTGGAATTTACAATAATTTACAAAGATTTAATCTTCCTTACGCAGAAGCTGTTTTTGATCTATCTTATTTTCGAAAAAATCCGCGTCCATTCTACGAATTGGCTCACGAATTGATGCCTGAAAAGTATAGACCAACTTATACTCATTATTTTATACGCCTTTTACATGATAAAAGGTTACTACAAAAATGTTATACCCAAAATATTGATACCTTGGAGCGTTTGGCAGGTGTGCCTGACAAAGCTCTGATTGAAGCACATGGCTCTTTCCAATACAGCCGCTGTATTGAATGTTACGAAATG GCGGAAACGGAGTATGTTAGAGCATGTATTATGCAAAAACAGGTCCCTAAATGCAACAGTTGCAAAGGTCTCATCAAACCAATGATTGTGTTTTATGGCGAGGGATTACCAATGCGTTTCTTCGAGCACATGGAAAAGGACACAAAAGTCTGTGATATGGCACTGGTAATTGGAACAAGTTTACTTGTTCATCCATTCGCGGATTTGCCTGAAATAGTGCCAAATAAATGTCAACGAGTTTTGATTAATCGAGAACCAGCTGGCGACTTTGGGGAGAGAAAAAAGGATATCATGATATTGGGGGATTGTGATTCCCAAGTACGTGCGTTATGTAAACTATTAGGATGGTCTGATGAATTGGAAAAGTTGATTGATACGAGTGTTGAAACGCTGACAGAAGAAATATCTTTACTTTCTGTTGACTCTACAATAGAAAAGAATGCCTCtgaacaaaagaaagacgATAACTCGGTCAATCCTTTCACTAAAATAGaggagaagaaaaaagacgAGGTGACGCTGTTAGTTTCTGATGATGAATAG
- the gdh2 gene encoding NAD-dependent glutamate dehydrogenase Gdh2 has protein sequence MYLTKQIPHYSRIHTTQLLTVVNHRTIPFKIRGSFSNCRRYSNFATVPLLERPFKNKSKHNTARASRPFSTQKMLLTKSHPPNMYKDSVFFGYRPIVFSGKQDQKSKVIQCLRTERKTIPDDLVEDEVDRFYNKLGLDDYYFQMEPVSIIADHIEIIYAAKIAAHASHAKEELNIHVKNENEDLAIYLDSSPVTQPELDQSSAVEESISTRYLDPFKLTDPTAYRVESFTSVTNIDRTSTENSNIYTYFVTKCDFVDNPKKDASPDVPTDIASVSDKTFLEKASDNTIEMYQDVMNSVLTRFGPVVRLFDYQGRSEIRLVVGYRRGSIFQYFPSLSKLFRYYGLHSTRTYVEQFSNGVTIISYNFKPELFKNAAVTSINELFSQITREASLLYCLPSTDFQPLFVSEKLSIQEVTYAHCVRIFCEHVMNKLGPEYSSLSAILDHSNNIHAEILETIKRRLSTLAFTRTKIHDTIMQYPGLVHTLFEQFYLEHAINHNSTPHLHRAKSATSLADEASTYSITPMSATALMDLIQKTCTNEEDVSVMEMFVKFNTHLLKTNFFQTTKVALSFRFDPSFLDSTQYKDPLYAMIMSIGNEFRGFHLRFRDVARGGIRLIKSANPEAFGLNARGLFDENYNLAKTQMLKNKDIPEGGAKGVILLGKDCQDKPELAFMKYIDSIIDLLIVNKSQPLVDKLGKPEILFMGPDENTADLVNWATIHAHRRNAPWWKSFFTGKKPTMGGIPHDKYGMTSLSVRCYVEGIYKKLNITDPSKLTKVQTGGPDGDLGSNEIKLSNEKYIAVIDGSGVLYDPAGLDRTELLRLADERKTIDHFDAGKLSPEGYRVLVKDTNLKLPNGEIVRNGTIFRNTAHLRYKADTFVPCGGRPNAININNVEQLIDDHGRPAFKYLVEGANLFITQDAKSVLEKAGVIVIRDASANKGGVTSSSLEVLASLSFDDASFKENMCVHDGKVPTFYADYVNEVKRIIQRNANLEFEAIWKGHSENKIPYTSLSNHLSTEIVKLDHDIYNYEKLWADVGFRNAVLRASIPKTLQAKIGLEKMLERIPESYLRAIFSTYLASRFVYQHVVSSDPFAFFDYISTEMKMLKDA, from the coding sequence ATGTATCTAACTAAACAGATACCGCATTATAGTCGTATTCATACGACCCAGTTATTGACGGTGGTAAATCACCGCACAattccttttaaaattagaGGATCCTTCTCCAATTGTAGAAGATATAGTAATTTTGCTACTGTTCCTTTACTGGAAAGACCTTTTAAGAACAAGTCAAAACATAACACTGCTCGTGCATCTCGCCCATTCTCTACGCAAAAGATGCTTCTTACCAAAAGTCATCCTCCTAATATGTATAAGGATTCGGTATTTTTTGGTTACAGACCCATTGTCTTTTCTGGGAAGCAAGACCAGAAGAGCAAAGTCATCCAATGTTTACGTACGGAGCGTAAAACGATACCCGATGATTTGGTTGAGGACGAGGTGGATCGTTTTTACAACAAGCTAGGCCTTGATGATTATTACTTTCAAATGGAGCCAGTTTCGATTATTGCGGACCACATCGAGATCATTTATGCTGCGAAAATTGCCGCGCATGCTTCACATGCGAAAGAGGAATTGAACATTCACGtaaagaatgaaaatgaagaccTCGCTATTTACTTAGATAGTTCTCCAGTTACTCAGCCCGAACTTGACCAATCTAGCGCTGTCGAAGAAAGCATCTCTACACGGTACTTGGATCCATTCAAATTGACAGATCCAACTGCATATCGAGTGGAATCTTTTACCTCAGTCACAAACATCGATCGCACCAGTACTGAAAATTCCAATATCTACACTTATTTCGTTACCAAATGTGATTTTGTTgataatccaaaaaaagatgctTCTCCCGATGTACCTACTGATATTGCTTCTGTTTCtgataaaacatttttggaaaaggcATCAGACAACACGATTGAGATGTATCAAGACGTAATGAATTCTGTTCTTACAAGGTTTGGCCCTGTTGTCCGCCTTTTTGATTATCAAGGACGTTCCGAGATCCGTTTGGTCGTAGGTTACCGTCGTGGATCTATTTTCCAGTATTTCCCTTCTTTGTCCAAGTTATTTCGTTATTATGGACTGCATTCCACTCGTACATACGTTGAACAGTTTAGCAATGGTGTAACAATTATCAGCTATAACTTTAAACCTGAGCTTTTTAAGAATGCTGCTGTTACTTCTATCAACGAACTCTTTTCTCAAATTACCAGAGAAGCCTCTTTACTTTACTGCTTGCCCTCCACAGATTTCCAGCCATTATTCGTTTCTGAAAAATTGTCCATTCAAGAAGTTACTTATGCACATTGTGTCCGCATCTTTTGCGAGCACGTGATGAACAAGCTCGGTCCTGAATATTCTAGTTTGTCAGCAATTTTAGATCATTCAAACAATATCCATGCTGAAATCCTTGAAACTATTAAACGCCGTTTGTCAACATTAGCCTTTACCCGAACAAAGATTCACGATACCATTATGCAGTATCCAGGACTGGTCCACACTTTGTTTGAGCAATTTTACCTTGAACATGCCATAAACCATAATTCGACACCTCATTTACATCGTGCGAAATCTGCAACATCACTTGCTGATGAAGCCAGTACATATTCTATAACTCCTATGTCTGCTACTGCACTTATGGACCTGATTCAGAAAACTTGTACGAATGAAGAAGACGTATCTGTCATGGAAATGTTTGTTAAATTTAACACACATCTTTTGAAAACGAACTTTTTCCAAACCACAAAAGTTGCGTTAAGTTTTAGATTTGATCCCTCGTTTTTGGATTCTACACAATACAAAGATCCCTTATATGCTATGATTATGTCTATTGGAAACGAATTCCGTGGTTTTCACCTTCGTTTCAGAGATGTTGCTAGAGGTGGCATTCGCCTTATCAAGTCTGCTAACCCAGAAGCATTTGGCTTGAATGCTAGAGGGTTGTTTGATGAGAATTATAATCTAGCTAAGACTCAAATGCTAAAAAACAAGGACATCCCAGAAGGCGGCGCCAAAGGTGTGATTCTGCTAGGAAAAGATTGTCAAGATAAGCCCGAATTGGCTTTTATGAAATACATCGATAGTATCATTGACTTGCTTATTGTCAATAAAAGTCAACCGCTCGTTGATAAATTGGGTAAGCCTGAAATTCTGTTTATGGGGCCTGATGAAAACACTGCTGATTTGGTTAACTGGGCGACCATTCACGCACATAGACGTAACGCGCCTTGGTGGAAATCATTTTTCACCGGCAAGAAGCCTACCATGGGTGGAATTCCCCACGATAAATATGGTATGACATCGCTTTCTGTTCGCTGTTACGTCGAGggaatttacaaaaaacttAATATCACCGATCCCTCTAAACTCACCAAAGTTCAAACGGGTGGTCCAGACGGTGATCTTGGTTCCAATGAGATCAAACTTTCTAACGAAAAGTATATTGCAGTTATAGATGGCAGTGGTGTCCTCTACGATCCCGCTGGTCTTGATCGAACTGAATTACTTCGTTTAGCCGATGAGCGTAAGACGATTGATCATTTTGATGCTGGCAAACTTAGCCCCGAAGGGTATAGAGTTCTTGTTAAAGACACTAATCTAAAGCTTCCGAACGGTGAAATTGTCCGAAATGGAACCATATTCCGTAACACCGCTCATCTTCGTTACAAAGCCGATACTTTTGTTCCTTGCGGTGGGCGTCCAAATGCAATTAACATTAATAACGTTGAACAACTCATTGACGATCATGGTAGACCAGCATTTAAGTATCTTGTAGAGGGAGCTAACCTATTTATAACTCAGGATGCGAAGTCagttttggaaaaagcTGGCGTAATTGTCATTCGTGATGCTTCGGCCAACAAAGGTGGAGTAACATCTAGTTCACTTGAAGTGTTGGCGTCTCTTTCGTTTGACGATGCTTCTTTTAAGGAAAATATGTGCGTCCATGATGGAAAGGTTCCAACTTTTTATGCAGATTACGTGAATGAAGTTAAGAGaattattcaaagaaaCGCCAACCTCGAATTTGAAGCTATATGGAAGGGTCACTCGGAGAATAAGATTCCATACACTTCTCTTAGCAACCATCTCTCCACAGAGATTGTCAAACTTGATCACGATATTTACAACTATGAGAAACTGTGGGCGGATGTCGGTTTCAGAAATGCTGTATTAAGAGCATCTATTCCCAAGACTCTGCAAGCTAAAATTGGCcttgaaaaaatgcttGAACGTATTCCTGAGTCTTATTTGCGTGCAATCTTTTCAACATACTTGGCAAGTCGATTCGTTTATCAGCACGTAGTATCGAGCGATCCCTTTGCATTCTTCGACTACATATCCacagaaatgaaaatgctGAAGGACGCTTAA
- a CDS encoding uncharacterized protein (Schizosaccharomyces pombe specific protein) — MTEQNIDIKRELKDESPIGQSPHLENDGRPSLMSRYSYSSIEEVSKEGYQWFKHQSVFLKFSLIVLLFSLMFSLTFGSLLGLISLALGFPSVGYRYVLLPILNALLNRLRLNSSGLK; from the coding sequence atgacTGAACAGAATATCGATATCAAAAGAGAATTGAAGGATGAATCTCCAATTGGGCAATCTCCACATCTAGAAAATGATGGTCGTCCTAGTCTTATGTCGCGCTATAGCTACTCGTCTATTGAAGAGGTATCCAAAGAGGGCTATCAATGGTTTAAACATCAAAGTgtatttcttaaatttaGCCTAATTGTACTTTTATTCTCGTTGATGTTTAGTTTGACGTTTGGTTCGTTGCTTGGATTAATTAGCCTTGCTTTGGGCTTTCCTAGTGTGGGATATCGTTATGTGCTTCTGCCCATATTAAATGCATTATTGAACCGTTTAAGACTTAATTCCTCCGGTTTGAAGTAG
- the rad21 gene encoding mitotic cohesin complex non-SMC subunit Rad21, with amino-acid sequence MFYSEAILSKKGPLAKVWLAAHWEKKLSKVQTLHTSIEQSVHAIVTEETAPMALRLSGQLMLGVVRIYSRKARYLLEDCTEALMRLKMSFQPGQVDMIEPATALQSLKGKDAVTQSANLTLPETITEFDLLVPDSTFDFQWSQLLRTPSRSSNTLELHSLPISSSPSFPSSQLSIEAGRNAQVESGFSLGESFAHVGNDMQFHLPISNSGAATPRSVHSDNQSQISIEVGRDAPAAAATDLSGIIGPQMTKSPASSVTHFSTPSMLPIGGTSLDDELLAPVDDLNLDLGLDDLLGDEQGANAPAIEADEQAETSSIHLPSDIMEDDSSRPAAAGVEEGQVVESATAPQQEKINPQKTVRRQRAIIDPVTELSSKQMKKQLADTSSITSPLCLNTSSIVFNATVNFTRNGKFNTSIFSSNLNPKVNELLQADFKQAILRKRKNESPEEVEPAKHQRTDTSTENQETAEVLDPEEIAAAELANITEAAIATLPQETVVQPEGEAPELGSPMGFPVTALESADDSLFDAPPVMLDEADLLGSERLDSSVSEALPSSQTAKDSLRNKWDPYTEGEKVSFQTLSAGCNREEAVQLFFDVLVLATKDVISVKQDVAIQNEITLTAKRGMLLSSL; translated from the exons ATGTTCTATTCAGAGGccattctttcaaaaaag GGTCCTTTGGCCAAGGTATGGTTGGCAGCTCACTGGGAAAAGAAACTTTCCAAAGTGCAAACTTTGCACACCAGTATTGAGCAAAGCGTCCATGCAATTGTCACGGAGGAAACCGCTCCAATGGCCCTTCGCCTATCAGGACAACTAATGTTGGGTGTTGTTCGCATTTATTCCAGAAAGGCTAGGTATTTATTGGAGGATTGTACGGAAGCGTTGATGCGTTTGAAAATGTCCTTTCAACCGGGTCAGGTTGATATGATTGAACCAGCTACTGCTCTCCAATCTTTAAAAGGTAAAGATGCTGTGACACAGAGCGCTAATCTCACTCTTCCTGAGACAATTACAGAGTTTGATCTTTTGGTACCTGATAGTAcatttgattttcaatGGTCTCAACTTCTTCGTACACCCTCTCGTTCTTCGAACACTCTTGAACTACATTCTTTACCAATATCTTCCTCTCCTTCTTTTCCATCTTCCCAGCTATCAATTGAGGCTGGACGAAATGCCCAAGTAGAATCAGGGTTTTCCTTGGGCGAATCATTCGCACATGTTGGCAATGATATGCAGTTTCATCTTCCCATTTCAAATTCCGGTGCTGCTACACCTAGAAGTGTGCACTCTGATAATCAGTCCCAAATTTCTATAGAAGTAGGTAGAGATGCTCCTGCTGCTGCTGCCACCGATTTAAGTGGAATTATTGGGCCTCAAATGACTAAGTCGCCGGCTAGTTCAGTCACTCATTTTAGTACGCCAAGCATGCTACCAATAGGAGGAACTTCATTGGATGATGAATTGTTGGCTCCTGTTGATGATTTAAACCTGGATTTGGGCTTAGATGATCTTTTAGGAGATGAACAAGGTGCTAATGCTCCGGCGATAGAGGCTGATGAACAAGCTGAAACATCAAGTATTCATCTCCCTTCTGACATTATGGAAGATGATTCATCTCGTCCTGCAGCAGCAGGAGTAGAGGAAGGTCAGGTTGTTGAAAGCGCCACTGCTCCTCAACAGGAAAAGATCAATCCACAGAAAACTGTACGTCGTCAACGTGCAATTATTGATCCCGTTACTGAATTGTCCTCCaagcaaatgaaaaaacaattggCAGATACATCTTCCATCACCTCACCGTTATGCTTGAATACATCTTCCATCGTGTTTAATGCCACCGTTAATTTTACTCGAAACGGTAAATTTAATACTTCCATATTTTCTTCCAACCTGAACCCTAAAGTAAACGAGCTTTTGCAAGCTGATTTCAAACAGGCAATTCtaagaaagagaaaaaatgagAGCCCAGAGGAAGTCGAGCCTGCCAAGCACCAACGTACTGATACCTCAACTGAAAACCAAGAAACTGCTGAAGTCTTGGACCCTGAAGAAATTGCAGCCGCTGAGCTTGCCAACATTACTGAAGCCGCTATCGCTACTTTACCACAAGAAACCGTTGTTCAACCAGAAGGAGAAGCTCCTGAGCTTGGTTCGCCAATGGGATTTCCTGTTACTGCCTTGGAATCAGCCGATGATTCACTTTTTGACGCTCCTCCCGTAATGCTGGACGAGGCCGATTTGCTGGGAAGCGAACGATTGGACTCTTCGGTATCTGAGGCCCTTCCTAGTTCACAAACAGCCAAAGATTCTCTACGCAATAAGTGGGATCCTTATACTGAAGGTGAAAAAGTATCCTTCCAAACTCTTAGTGCGGGATGCAATAGAGAGGAAGCTGTTcaacttttctttgatgTCCTCGTTTTAGCGACGAAGGATGTTATATCTGTCAAGCAGGATGTTGCCATTCAGAACGAAATCACGCTTACTGCTAAACGTGGAATGCTACTTTCATCACTATGA